A part of Armatimonadota bacterium genomic DNA contains:
- a CDS encoding HAD-IC family P-type ATPase, translated as MPSPTFPPLAVELKVITGDNHLVAQTLGERLGFADPTPLTGKEIQTLSDAALVRQAADHQVFAEIEPNQKARLIAALKHGGKVVGYIGDGINDGSALHTADAGISVANAVDVAKEAADFVMLKPGLDVIVNAIIEGRRTFANTMKYIFMATSANFGNMFSLAGASLLVPFLPLLPKQVLMMNLLTDIPEMFIASDTVDEEQLQKPQRWNLAFLRTFMIVFGILSSAFDFATFGALLALKAPESIFRTGWFIESIVSAALIVLVIRSRRSIFKTRPGQPLLIATVAIIGVVLLLPLSPLASPLGLHALTPKICALVAAIVLAYFASAELTKHVFYRTVGKAH; from the coding sequence ATACCGTCGCCCACATTTCCTCCCTTGGCGGTCGAGCTCAAAGTGATCACCGGCGACAATCATCTCGTCGCCCAAACCCTTGGCGAACGCCTCGGCTTCGCCGACCCCACGCCGCTCACTGGCAAAGAAATTCAAACTCTCAGTGACGCCGCCCTGGTTCGCCAAGCCGCCGACCACCAGGTCTTCGCCGAGATCGAGCCGAACCAGAAAGCTCGCCTCATCGCCGCCCTAAAGCATGGTGGAAAGGTCGTCGGCTACATCGGCGATGGCATCAACGACGGCAGCGCGCTCCACACCGCCGACGCCGGAATCTCGGTCGCTAACGCCGTCGATGTCGCCAAGGAAGCCGCCGATTTCGTCATGCTAAAGCCTGGCCTCGATGTCATCGTCAACGCCATCATCGAGGGCCGCCGTACCTTTGCCAACACTATGAAGTACATCTTCATGGCTACCAGCGCCAACTTCGGCAACATGTTCAGCCTCGCCGGCGCGTCGCTCCTCGTCCCGTTCCTGCCCCTCCTCCCCAAGCAGGTTCTGATGATGAACCTCTTAACCGACATCCCCGAAATGTTCATCGCCAGCGACACCGTCGACGAGGAACAACTCCAAAAGCCGCAACGCTGGAATCTCGCCTTCCTGCGTACCTTCATGATCGTCTTCGGCATCCTTAGCTCCGCCTTCGACTTCGCCACATTCGGAGCCCTGCTCGCCCTCAAAGCCCCCGAAAGCATCTTCCGCACCGGCTGGTTCATCGAGTCGATCGTCTCCGCCGCCCTCATCGTCCTCGTCATTCGCTCACGCCGCTCGATCTTCAAGACCCGCCCCGGTCAGCCGCTCCTCATCGCCACCGTCGCCATCATCGGCGTCGTGCTCCTGCTTCCCCTTTCGCCCCTCGCTTCCCCGCTCGGCCTCCACGCCCTGACGCCAAAGATCTGCGCCCTTGTCGCCGCCATCGTCTTGGCTTACTTCGCCAGCGCCGAACTTACGAAACACGTCTTCTACCGAACGGTGGGCAAAGCACACTAA
- a CDS encoding twin-arginine translocation pathway signal protein produces the protein MNDPRIDHLLSNPAFAAESDNDDEMVGTILTRREALAQAGKAGLCAVLSSTLAGLATTSAASPPQRGTRTISLLATPQVTEGPFFVDEKLFRSDLVSGSSRTSVTSGLPLILNLAVYKLVNNQFVPYPGLYFDVWHADAHGIYSDEPQGLNAENTQGQTFLRGYQITDSKGTVTFQTIWPGWYIGRTPHIHFKIRAYNASGNATSTFTSQFFFDDSTSDSIFQSSPYYVRNSNGVYNTNDNVYSARQADGTMVGSHLMLNISANPRGTGAVGTFAIGLT, from the coding sequence GTGAACGACCCGCGCATCGATCATCTGTTGTCAAACCCGGCCTTTGCCGCTGAATCGGACAACGACGACGAGATGGTCGGGACGATCCTCACCCGACGAGAGGCCCTAGCCCAGGCAGGGAAAGCGGGACTTTGCGCCGTGCTGTCGAGCACTCTGGCCGGTTTGGCGACGACGTCGGCGGCGAGTCCGCCTCAGCGAGGGACGCGCACGATCTCGCTCTTGGCGACGCCGCAGGTGACGGAAGGACCGTTCTTTGTTGATGAAAAGCTGTTTCGGTCCGACTTGGTGTCGGGTTCGAGTCGAACGTCTGTGACTAGTGGCCTACCGCTGATCCTCAATTTGGCGGTGTACAAACTGGTGAACAACCAGTTCGTCCCTTATCCAGGTCTGTACTTCGACGTCTGGCACGCGGATGCGCACGGCATTTATTCGGACGAGCCCCAGGGCCTGAATGCGGAAAACACGCAAGGTCAGACGTTCCTGCGCGGATATCAGATTACGGATAGCAAGGGTACGGTCACGTTCCAGACGATCTGGCCGGGTTGGTACATCGGCCGAACTCCGCATATCCACTTCAAGATCCGGGCGTACAACGCTTCGGGTAACGCCACCAGTACCTTTACGTCGCAGTTCTTCTTCGACGACTCGACGAGCGACTCGATCTTCCAGTCGTCGCCTTACTACGTTCGAAATTCGAACGGGGTCTACAACACTAACGACAACGTATACAGCGCGCGTCAGGCTGACGGAACGATGGTCGGTTCGCACCTCATGCTGAATATTTCGGCCAACCCGCGTGGGACGGGAGCAGTTGGAACCTTCGCCATCGGATTGACTTAA
- a CDS encoding FMN-dependent NADH-azoreductase codes for MKKILFLTSSPRGELSHSKRVALQLVDNLRSAHSDVSITTRDLAAEPVPHIDGSFVAAAFTPESDRTDEQRTRLALSDQLVDELLWADVVVVASGMINFGVPSTLKAWTDHVARVGRTFGYSEAGPMGLIGPKQVFIVSSSGGVYSSGPMAAFNHNGAYLRSVFTFLGADQIEEIVVEGVSMGPEALESTLNGALARAGELALV; via the coding sequence ATGAAGAAAATCCTTTTCCTTACCTCGAGCCCGCGCGGAGAGCTCTCCCACTCGAAGCGCGTGGCTCTTCAACTTGTCGATAATCTGCGATCGGCGCATTCCGACGTGTCGATTACAACTCGCGATTTGGCGGCGGAGCCCGTTCCACACATCGACGGATCGTTTGTGGCGGCGGCATTTACACCGGAGTCCGACCGAACGGACGAGCAGCGGACGAGGCTGGCGCTTTCGGACCAGTTGGTCGACGAACTTTTGTGGGCCGACGTGGTCGTGGTCGCGAGTGGGATGATCAATTTTGGCGTCCCCTCGACGCTGAAGGCGTGGACGGACCATGTTGCGAGGGTCGGCCGGACATTTGGGTACTCGGAGGCGGGTCCGATGGGCTTGATCGGCCCGAAGCAAGTGTTCATCGTTTCGTCGTCGGGAGGCGTGTACTCGTCAGGGCCGATGGCAGCGTTCAACCACAACGGAGCCTATCTGCGGTCGGTGTTTACCTTCCTTGGGGCGGACCAGATAGAGGAGATTGTGGTCGAAGGGGTTTCGATGGGTCCAGAGGCCTTGGAGAGTACGTTGAATGGGGCTTTGGCGCGAGCTGGAGAATTGGCCCTGGTTTAG
- a CDS encoding TetR family transcriptional regulator: MECPNQTTDPRVKRTRALLQNALRDLLRERAISDISVLDIAERATVNRATFYAHFDDKQAIMTSVLRDDLHQAFQAQFPECPDFNRANVLKVAIVVYKFLYSLRSNCPATAREITGPLSSAVQETVFDMMMYWSKHHPPVGIPDGYTVESLATVLSWSIFGGASQWAQSDRKTTAEKHASGLLDLIFREAA; encoded by the coding sequence ATGGAATGTCCCAATCAAACAACCGATCCCCGCGTGAAAAGAACCCGCGCTCTGCTCCAAAATGCCCTGCGGGACTTGCTTCGCGAGCGAGCCATTTCCGATATCTCGGTGCTCGACATCGCCGAACGCGCCACCGTCAATCGCGCGACGTTTTACGCCCACTTCGACGACAAACAGGCTATCATGACTAGCGTGCTCAGGGACGACCTGCACCAAGCCTTTCAAGCCCAGTTTCCCGAGTGCCCGGACTTCAACCGCGCCAACGTCCTCAAGGTCGCCATCGTGGTCTACAAGTTCCTCTACTCGCTTCGGTCCAACTGCCCCGCTACCGCCCGTGAAATCACAGGCCCGCTATCGAGCGCCGTGCAGGAAACCGTTTTCGACATGATGATGTACTGGTCCAAGCATCATCCGCCCGTCGGCATTCCTGATGGCTACACCGTCGAATCCCTGGCGACCGTTCTGAGTTGGAGCATCTTTGGTGGCGCGTCCCAATGGGCACAAAGCGACCGCAAAACGACCGCCGAAAAGCACGCTTCTGGCCTTCTTGATCTGATCTTTCGCGAAGCGGCTTAG
- a CDS encoding UDP-glucose--hexose-1-phosphate uridylyltransferase, which produces MANLESYPHRRYNPLLDEWVLVSPHRTQRPWQGQREAGVEDRPSYDPTCYLCPGNTRANGETNPAYDSTFVFQNDYSALLSESATVEPGGHPLFHAEPVTGECRVICFSPRHDLTLAEMSTEEISSVVSVWCDQYRELSAKYEWVQIFENKGAVMGCSNPHPHGQIWASDVAPTLAQNETKSQLQYFQKHGIPMLQSVIDEELARRERVVVETEHWAALVPFWAVWPFEILLLPKRSVPTLLDMSDAVRADLPNVMSQLLIRYDNLFETSFPYSMGWHNAPKSIDQPQAWTLHAHFYPPLLRSASVKKFMVGYEMMAEPQRDLTAEQAASRLRDVSSVHYKQA; this is translated from the coding sequence GTGGCAAACCTCGAAAGCTATCCACATCGCCGGTATAACCCATTGCTCGACGAATGGGTTTTGGTGTCGCCCCACCGCACTCAGCGGCCATGGCAGGGGCAACGGGAAGCAGGGGTGGAGGATCGGCCTTCGTACGATCCGACTTGCTATCTGTGTCCTGGAAACACGCGGGCGAATGGGGAAACGAATCCGGCTTACGACTCCACGTTTGTTTTTCAGAACGACTATTCGGCCCTGCTGAGTGAGTCGGCGACGGTTGAGCCGGGCGGTCATCCGCTATTTCATGCTGAGCCGGTGACGGGTGAGTGTCGGGTGATCTGTTTTTCGCCGCGTCACGACTTGACATTGGCGGAGATGTCGACGGAAGAAATTTCAAGCGTGGTTTCGGTTTGGTGCGACCAGTATCGAGAGCTCTCGGCGAAGTACGAATGGGTGCAGATTTTCGAGAACAAGGGGGCGGTGATGGGCTGTTCGAATCCGCATCCGCACGGACAGATTTGGGCCAGCGATGTTGCGCCAACTTTGGCACAAAATGAAACGAAATCCCAGCTTCAGTACTTCCAAAAACATGGAATTCCGATGCTTCAGTCGGTTATTGACGAAGAACTTGCCAGACGTGAGCGAGTTGTGGTAGAGACGGAGCATTGGGCCGCACTGGTCCCGTTTTGGGCGGTTTGGCCGTTTGAAATTCTCCTGTTGCCGAAGCGGTCGGTGCCGACGCTGCTGGATATGTCGGACGCCGTTCGAGCCGACTTGCCGAATGTGATGTCGCAGTTATTGATTCGGTACGACAACCTCTTTGAGACGAGCTTTCCGTACAGCATGGGCTGGCACAACGCACCGAAAAGCATCGACCAGCCGCAGGCGTGGACTCTGCATGCGCACTTCTATCCGCCGCTCCTGCGGTCGGCATCGGTGAAGAAGTTCATGGTGGGATACGAGATGATGGCGGAGCCACAGCGCGATCTGACGGCTGAGCAGGCGGCGTCGCGGCTGCGCGACGTATCGTCCGTTCACTACAAGCAAGCATGA